The following proteins come from a genomic window of Methylorubrum populi:
- the hpnJ gene encoding hopanoid biosynthesis associated radical SAM protein HpnJ, whose protein sequence is MRTLFLQAPTFDGFDGGAGSRYQAKREIKSFWYPTWLAQPAALVPNSKLIDAPPHNIKLEEIVAQANDFDLVVLHTSVPSFKSDVKTVEALKAANPKLIAGLIGAKVAVDAAGSMAQAPCIDFCARNEFDFTVKEVAEGVPMSEIKGLSYRDANGVVVHNEDREIMTDMDQLPFVTSVYKRDLEMEKYFIGYLKHPYISFYSGRGCKSRCTFCLWPQTVGGHTYRTRSVAHVIEEIKYCMKEFPQTKEFFFDDDTFTDNLPRAEEIARELGKLGVTWSCNAKANVPRETLKVLKENGLRLLLVGYESGNQKILNNIKKGMRVEVAEKFTKDCHDLGIAIHGTFIVGLPGETKETIQETIAFAKRINPHTIQVSLAAPYPGTFLYKQAVENGWLDVENAELVDENGVQIAPLHYPHLSHSEIFSAVEEFYRKFYFRAPKIASIVNEMVRSPEMMKRRLREGVEFWHFLRDRKAAA, encoded by the coding sequence ATGCGCACGCTTTTCCTGCAGGCCCCCACCTTCGACGGCTTCGACGGCGGCGCCGGCTCCCGTTACCAGGCCAAGCGCGAGATCAAGTCGTTCTGGTACCCGACCTGGCTCGCCCAGCCGGCAGCCCTGGTGCCGAACTCGAAGCTGATCGACGCGCCGCCCCACAACATCAAGCTCGAAGAGATCGTGGCCCAGGCCAACGACTTCGACCTCGTGGTGCTCCACACCTCGGTCCCGTCCTTCAAGTCCGACGTGAAGACCGTCGAGGCGCTCAAGGCCGCGAACCCCAAGCTGATCGCCGGCCTGATCGGCGCCAAGGTCGCGGTGGATGCCGCCGGCTCCATGGCCCAGGCCCCGTGCATCGATTTCTGCGCCCGCAACGAGTTCGACTTCACCGTCAAGGAAGTCGCCGAGGGCGTGCCGATGTCGGAGATCAAGGGTCTGTCCTATCGTGACGCCAACGGCGTCGTGGTCCACAACGAGGACCGCGAGATCATGACGGACATGGACCAGCTGCCCTTCGTCACGAGCGTGTACAAGCGCGATCTCGAGATGGAGAAGTACTTCATCGGGTACCTGAAGCACCCCTACATCTCGTTCTATTCCGGCCGCGGCTGCAAGAGCCGCTGCACCTTCTGCCTGTGGCCGCAGACCGTCGGCGGGCATACCTACCGCACCCGTTCGGTCGCCCACGTGATCGAAGAGATCAAGTACTGCATGAAGGAATTCCCTCAGACGAAGGAATTCTTCTTCGACGACGACACCTTCACCGACAACCTGCCCCGCGCCGAAGAGATCGCCCGCGAACTCGGCAAGCTCGGCGTGACGTGGTCGTGCAACGCCAAGGCCAACGTACCGCGCGAGACCCTGAAGGTGCTGAAAGAAAACGGCCTGCGCCTGCTGCTGGTCGGCTACGAGTCCGGCAACCAGAAGATCCTGAACAACATCAAGAAGGGCATGCGCGTCGAAGTCGCGGAAAAATTCACCAAGGACTGCCACGACCTCGGCATCGCCATCCACGGCACCTTCATCGTCGGCCTGCCCGGCGAGACCAAGGAGACGATCCAGGAGACGATCGCGTTCGCCAAGCGCATCAACCCGCACACGATCCAGGTCTCGCTGGCCGCGCCGTATCCGGGCACCTTCCTCTACAAGCAGGCGGTGGAGAACGGCTGGCTCGACGTCGAGAATGCCGAGCTGGTCGACGAGAACGGCGTGCAGATCGCCCCGCTGCACTACCCGCACCTGTCGCATTCGGAGATCTTCTCGGCGGTCGAGGAGTTCTACCGGAAGTTCTACTTCCGCGCCCCGAAGATCGCCTCGATCGTCAACGAGATGGTCCGCTCGCCCGAGATGATGAAGCGCCGCCTGCGCGAGGGCGTCGAGTTCTGGCACTTCCTCCGCGACCGCAAGGCCGCCGCGTAA
- the hpnH gene encoding adenosyl-hopene transferase HpnH: MGIPIRYVAKIGGYILKQHITGRKRYPLVMMMEPLFRCNLACAGCGKIDYPDEILNKRLPVDEALESVRECGAPVVVIAGGEPLLHKDLPQIVEGIIAQKKFAIVCTNALLLEKKIKDYKPSPYFTWSIHLDGDKEMHDQSVCQRGVYDKAVAAIAKAKEMGFRVTINCTFFNNSSADKIADFFDSVTRMGIDGITVSPGYAYERAPDQKHFLNRKATKELFRGVFRHGKEKGREKWTFQQSGLFLDFLAGNQSYHCTPWGNPTRTVFGWQKPCYLLGEGYAATFKELMEETDWDAYGTGNYEKCADCMVHSGYEASSVVDSVKKPWKPLVHAIRGIKTEGDMAPEISLENQRPAEFVFSRNVAQKLSEIKASGVDTKQEARKRTAA, from the coding sequence TTGGGAATCCCCATACGGTACGTCGCGAAGATCGGCGGCTACATCCTCAAGCAGCACATCACGGGGCGGAAACGCTACCCGCTCGTCATGATGATGGAGCCGCTGTTCCGCTGCAATCTCGCTTGTGCCGGTTGCGGAAAGATCGACTACCCCGACGAGATCCTGAACAAGCGCCTGCCGGTGGACGAGGCGCTCGAATCCGTGCGCGAGTGCGGCGCACCCGTGGTGGTGATCGCCGGCGGCGAGCCGCTTCTCCACAAGGATCTGCCGCAGATCGTGGAGGGCATCATCGCGCAGAAGAAGTTCGCGATCGTCTGCACCAACGCGCTGCTCCTTGAGAAGAAGATCAAGGACTACAAGCCGAGCCCCTATTTCACGTGGTCGATCCATCTCGACGGCGACAAGGAGATGCACGACCAGTCGGTGTGCCAGCGCGGCGTCTACGACAAGGCGGTCGCGGCCATCGCCAAGGCCAAGGAGATGGGCTTCCGGGTCACCATCAACTGCACCTTCTTCAACAACTCCTCGGCCGACAAGATCGCCGACTTCTTCGATTCGGTGACCCGCATGGGCATCGACGGCATCACCGTCTCGCCCGGCTACGCCTACGAGCGCGCCCCGGACCAGAAGCACTTCCTCAACCGCAAGGCGACGAAGGAGCTGTTCCGCGGCGTGTTCCGCCACGGCAAGGAGAAGGGCCGCGAGAAGTGGACCTTCCAGCAGTCGGGCCTGTTCCTCGACTTCCTGGCCGGCAACCAGTCCTACCACTGCACCCCGTGGGGCAACCCGACCCGCACCGTGTTCGGCTGGCAGAAGCCCTGCTACCTGCTCGGTGAGGGCTACGCGGCCACCTTCAAGGAGCTGATGGAGGAGACCGACTGGGACGCCTACGGCACCGGCAACTACGAGAAGTGCGCCGACTGCATGGTCCACTCGGGCTACGAGGCCTCCTCGGTGGTCGATTCGGTCAAGAAGCCGTGGAAGCCGCTCGTTCACGCGATCCGCGGCATCAAGACCGAGGGCGACATGGCGCCGGAGATCTCGCTCGAAAACCAGCGCCCGGCCGAGTTCGTGTTCTCGCGC
- the hpnI gene encoding bacteriohopanetetrol glucosamine biosynthesis glycosyltransferase HpnI has protein sequence MDLNELPAWIAPVLLLTALAGCVYALLAACLVGRFAARPTPALAKDAPRPSVTILKPLCGLEPDLFENLDSFCRQDYSGPMQVVFGVQNAADPALSVVQRLREAHPRLRIDLVVDASQHGSNRKVSNLINMSEKIAHDVVVLADSDMSVKPDYLERVVAALSQPNVAGVTCLYHGVPGERGVCAQLAALAIDVQFVPNVILGTTFDLARPCFGSTIAMTAESLARIGGFRAFKDDLADDYAIGEALRAEGGTVAIPALTIGHACVDTELSGLWRHELRWNRTIRNVDPKGYAGSVVTHAFPLALIAALMPGAGSGALAVAALALACRIVLCLRIERAFGLAPHAYWLLPIRDMLSFINFTWSFVSGAVTWKGHDYRVVADGTLIPEHGLGRESRATSV, from the coding sequence ATGGACCTGAACGAGCTGCCGGCCTGGATCGCACCCGTGCTTCTGCTGACGGCGCTCGCCGGTTGCGTCTATGCCCTGCTCGCCGCCTGCCTCGTCGGCCGCTTCGCCGCCCGGCCGACGCCTGCTCTCGCAAAAGATGCGCCGCGGCCAAGCGTGACGATCCTCAAGCCGCTCTGCGGCCTCGAGCCGGATCTGTTCGAGAACCTCGACAGCTTCTGCCGCCAGGATTATTCCGGCCCGATGCAGGTCGTGTTCGGCGTCCAGAACGCCGCCGACCCGGCGCTCAGTGTGGTGCAGCGCCTGCGCGAGGCCCATCCGCGCCTGCGGATCGACCTCGTGGTGGATGCGAGCCAGCACGGCTCGAACCGCAAGGTCTCCAACCTCATCAACATGTCGGAGAAGATCGCCCACGACGTCGTGGTGCTGGCCGACAGCGACATGTCGGTGAAGCCGGACTATCTGGAGCGCGTCGTCGCCGCCCTGTCGCAGCCGAATGTGGCCGGCGTGACCTGCCTCTATCACGGCGTGCCGGGCGAACGCGGCGTCTGCGCTCAGCTCGCCGCGCTCGCCATCGACGTCCAGTTCGTGCCCAACGTCATCCTCGGCACCACCTTCGATCTGGCCCGGCCCTGCTTCGGCTCGACCATCGCGATGACGGCCGAGTCGCTCGCCCGCATCGGCGGCTTCCGCGCCTTCAAGGACGATCTCGCCGACGACTACGCCATCGGCGAGGCCCTGCGCGCCGAGGGCGGCACGGTGGCGATCCCCGCGCTCACCATCGGGCATGCCTGCGTCGACACCGAGCTGTCCGGCCTGTGGCGGCACGAGCTGCGCTGGAACCGCACCATCCGCAACGTCGATCCCAAGGGCTATGCCGGCTCGGTCGTCACCCACGCCTTCCCGCTGGCGCTCATCGCCGCGCTGATGCCCGGCGCCGGCTCCGGCGCGCTGGCCGTCGCCGCCCTGGCGCTCGCCTGCCGCATCGTCCTGTGCCTGCGCATCGAGCGGGCCTTCGGGCTCGCGCCCCACGCCTACTGGCTGTTGCCGATTCGTGACATGCTCTCCTTCATCAACTTCACTTGGAGCTTCGTCTCGGGTGCGGTGACATGGAAAGGTCACGATTACCGTGTGGTTGCGGACGGTACGCTGATTCCGGAGCACGGCCTCGGTCGCGAGTCGCGCGCCACCTCGGTCTGA
- a CDS encoding MMPL family transporter, whose product MIERLVAFSVRRRWLVLVAAALLTVAGAGAAAHLFRINTDVERLIEPSVPWRQDEIAFEKAFPQRTNLVAAVIDGQTPEIAEEAAARFAEALKTHRSEIETVYRPDGGPFFDRNGLLLMSQEELEQTTQRLIEQQGLLGPLAADPSLRGVMRVLNLGVKGVKSGDAKLDDLAQPMTQIDETLRKVLDGQRARMSWQTLLAGGRSETTDTRKFVMIQPVLDYNALEPGREATKLIRRVAAEQNIDAAHGLRIRLTGPVAVADDEFATLADDAFLNYSLTTAAIVLFLWLALRSGPLVVAVLITTFSGLVVTAALGLLMVGELNPISVAFAALFVGLGIDFGIQFAVRYRADRYELGNVDAALRGAARGVGWSLTLAAVSLLAGFFAFLPTKFRGVSELGLIAGVGMIVAYLFSLTLLPALIAVFNPRGEKRAVETTWMAGVDHWIIEHRKWVLIFVGLITVAGIPLLLKLPFDSNPMHLRSPKVESIATYLDLIKDPATSPNSIDVLAPNVDAVPELTKRLEGLEAVAKVISIDTFVPRDQDQKLATIQETAQLLAPALNPARKPPPPTDAENVKALKETAAALKTIANGDSAGARAADRLSGTLDTLAAAPAEKREAASVALTTDLKTLMSRLSGLLDPNKITLDNLPKPLKAEWVTSDGRARIEVHPKGDSNDDEVLRRFAKEVQTVDPHATGAPIATTESSYTILGAFVQAGLTALALIFILLSVALRKPWDVAMTLGPLVLATLWTLMALKVIGMPLNFANIIALPLMLAVGVAFHIYYVIAWRAGVVDMLASSLTRAIFFSAMTTGTAFGSLILSSHPGTASMGELLALSLFFTLIAAFFVVPAFLGPPPKQPDANRPEGEEAGRQPGEVAREHAAVK is encoded by the coding sequence GTGATCGAACGTCTCGTCGCGTTTTCCGTCAGGCGCCGCTGGCTGGTACTGGTGGCCGCGGCGCTCCTCACGGTCGCGGGCGCGGGCGCCGCCGCCCACCTGTTCCGCATCAACACCGACGTCGAGCGGCTGATCGAGCCGAGTGTTCCCTGGCGCCAGGACGAGATCGCCTTCGAGAAGGCGTTCCCGCAGCGGACGAACCTCGTCGCCGCCGTCATCGACGGGCAGACGCCGGAGATCGCCGAGGAGGCGGCGGCGCGGTTCGCCGAGGCGCTCAAGACGCACCGCTCCGAGATCGAGACCGTGTACCGCCCCGACGGCGGTCCGTTCTTCGACCGCAACGGCCTCCTCCTGATGTCGCAGGAGGAACTGGAGCAGACAACCCAGCGCCTGATCGAGCAACAGGGCCTCCTCGGGCCGCTGGCCGCCGACCCGTCGCTGCGCGGCGTGATGCGGGTGCTCAATCTCGGCGTGAAGGGCGTGAAGAGCGGCGACGCCAAGCTCGACGACCTCGCCCAGCCGATGACGCAGATCGACGAGACCCTGCGCAAGGTGCTCGACGGCCAGCGCGCGCGCATGTCGTGGCAGACCCTGCTCGCGGGCGGGCGCAGCGAGACCACGGACACCCGCAAGTTCGTGATGATCCAGCCGGTGCTCGACTACAACGCCCTTGAGCCGGGGCGCGAGGCGACCAAGCTGATCCGCCGCGTCGCCGCCGAGCAGAACATCGACGCCGCCCACGGCCTGCGCATCCGCCTGACCGGCCCGGTGGCGGTGGCCGACGACGAGTTCGCCACCCTCGCCGACGACGCCTTCCTGAACTACTCGCTGACCACCGCCGCCATCGTCCTGTTCCTGTGGCTGGCCCTGCGCTCCGGCCCGCTCGTCGTCGCGGTGCTGATCACCACCTTCTCGGGCCTCGTCGTCACGGCGGCACTGGGGCTCCTCATGGTGGGCGAGCTGAACCCGATCTCGGTGGCCTTCGCCGCCCTATTCGTGGGGCTCGGCATCGATTTCGGCATCCAGTTCGCCGTGCGCTACCGGGCGGACCGGTACGAGCTCGGCAATGTCGATGCCGCCTTGCGCGGCGCGGCGCGCGGCGTCGGCTGGTCGCTGACCCTGGCGGCGGTCTCGCTGCTCGCCGGCTTCTTCGCCTTCCTGCCGACGAAGTTCCGCGGCGTGTCCGAGCTCGGCCTCATCGCCGGCGTCGGCATGATCGTGGCCTATCTGTTCTCGCTCACCCTGCTCCCGGCCCTGATCGCGGTGTTCAACCCGCGCGGCGAGAAGCGGGCGGTCGAGACGACGTGGATGGCGGGGGTCGATCACTGGATCATCGAGCACCGCAAGTGGGTGCTGATCTTCGTCGGCCTGATCACGGTCGCCGGCATTCCGCTGCTGCTGAAGCTGCCGTTCGATTCCAACCCGATGCACCTTCGCAGCCCGAAGGTGGAATCGATCGCGACCTATCTCGACCTGATCAAGGACCCGGCGACGAGCCCCAACTCGATCGACGTGCTGGCCCCGAACGTCGATGCGGTTCCCGAACTGACCAAGCGCCTGGAAGGGCTCGAGGCGGTCGCCAAGGTGATCTCGATCGACACCTTCGTGCCCCGCGATCAGGACCAGAAGCTCGCCACCATCCAAGAGACGGCGCAGCTCCTCGCGCCAGCTCTCAACCCGGCGCGCAAGCCGCCGCCGCCGACGGATGCGGAGAACGTCAAGGCGCTGAAAGAGACCGCCGCGGCGCTGAAGACCATCGCGAACGGTGATTCGGCCGGCGCCAGGGCGGCGGACCGTCTGTCGGGGACCCTCGACACCCTCGCCGCCGCCCCGGCGGAGAAGCGCGAGGCAGCCAGCGTCGCGCTCACCACCGACCTCAAGACGCTGATGAGCCGCCTGTCCGGGCTGCTCGATCCGAACAAGATCACCCTCGACAACCTGCCCAAGCCCCTCAAGGCCGAGTGGGTGACGAGCGACGGCCGCGCGCGCATCGAGGTTCACCCGAAGGGCGACTCGAACGACGACGAGGTGCTGCGCCGCTTCGCCAAGGAGGTGCAGACGGTCGATCCCCACGCCACCGGCGCGCCGATCGCCACGACGGAGTCGAGCTACACCATCCTCGGCGCCTTCGTGCAGGCAGGCCTGACGGCGCTGGCGCTGATCTTCATCCTGCTCTCGGTCGCGCTGCGCAAACCCTGGGACGTGGCGATGACGCTCGGCCCGCTGGTGCTGGCGACCCTGTGGACGCTGATGGCGCTCAAGGTCATCGGCATGCCGCTGAACTTCGCCAACATCATCGCCCTGCCGCTGATGCTGGCGGTGGGCGTGGCCTTCCACATCTACTACGTCATCGCGTGGCGCGCCGGCGTCGTCGACATGCTGGCCTCCAGCCTGACGCGAGCGATCTTCTTCTCGGCGATGACCACGGGTACGGCCTTCGGCTCGCTGATCCTGTCGAGCCATCCCGGCACCGCCAGCATGGGCGAACTGCTCGCGCTTTCGCTGTTCTTCACGCTGATCGCGGCGTTCTTCGTGGTGCCGGCCTTCCTCGGACCGCCGCCGAAGCAGCCGGATGCGAACCGCCCCGAGGGTGAGGAAGCCGGCCGGCAGCCGGGAGAGGTCGCCCGCGAGCACGCGGCGGTGAAGTAG
- the hpnK gene encoding hopanoid biosynthesis-associated protein HpnK, translated as MKRLVVTADDFGLSREVNEAVEQTHRDGILTAASLMVSAPGADDAVARARRMSSLRVGLHLVLVEAWPTLPAADLPDLTDAQGLMRRDMERLGLDLALKAGTRRQLAAEIRAQFEAYRATGLPLDHVNAHKHFHIHPLIAGLVLRIGRDYGMRALRVPREPRDLLRRAEPGFQPKPALDTAPWAALLAVRARQAGLLIPTRTLGLAWSGAMTPERVTALLRHLPDGLTELYTHPATAGGFPGEAPGYLYAAERDALIAPQARQAADHSGAARGGFSDFLS; from the coding sequence GTGAAGCGACTGGTCGTCACCGCCGACGATTTCGGCCTGAGCCGCGAGGTCAACGAGGCCGTCGAGCAGACCCATCGCGACGGGATCCTCACTGCCGCGAGCCTGATGGTCTCCGCCCCCGGCGCCGACGACGCGGTAGCCCGCGCGCGCCGGATGTCATCCCTGCGGGTCGGGCTGCACCTCGTGCTGGTCGAGGCCTGGCCGACGCTGCCGGCCGCGGACTTGCCCGACCTCACCGACGCGCAGGGGCTGATGCGGCGCGACATGGAGCGCCTCGGACTCGACCTCGCTCTGAAGGCAGGCACCCGCCGGCAGCTCGCCGCCGAGATCCGGGCCCAGTTCGAAGCCTATCGCGCCACCGGCCTGCCGCTGGATCACGTCAACGCCCATAAGCACTTCCACATCCACCCGCTGATCGCCGGCTTGGTGCTGCGGATCGGCCGCGACTACGGCATGCGGGCGCTGCGGGTGCCGCGCGAGCCGCGCGACCTGCTGCGGCGCGCCGAGCCCGGCTTCCAGCCGAAACCCGCCCTCGACACGGCGCCCTGGGCCGCCCTCCTCGCCGTGCGCGCCCGCCAGGCCGGCCTGCTGATCCCGACCCGGACGCTCGGCCTCGCATGGTCCGGCGCCATGACCCCGGAGCGCGTCACCGCCCTGCTGCGCCACCTGCCGGACGGGCTGACCGAACTCTACACCCACCCGGCGACGGCGGGCGGTTTCCCCGGAGAAGCGCCCGGCTATCTCTACGCGGCCGAGCGGGACGCTCTGATCGCACCGCAGGCGCGGCAAGCCGCCGACCACAGCGGAGCTGCGCGGGGCGGATTCTCGGATTTTCTTTCCTGA